One Fulvia fulva chromosome 8, complete sequence DNA window includes the following coding sequences:
- a CDS encoding Cytochrome P450 monooxygenase lcsK: MAGTTISSWLIKQYQHEAHPEQNPNFVRDAKLLIVAGSDTTAVTLTWLFYELANHPDQQAKIRKELLQLGLVPGRWSDKDIAHCEHLNAAINETLRLHSPGPSGIFRVAPKEGLQVGKTYLPGGTVFNIPTHTMNREESVYADASTFVPERWTTRPDMVKHKKCFTPFLLGQHSCIGRNLAMQEMRTLTAQLLLRYDVAFAPGEDGSRLEHDSKDHFTMSLAPLELVFTPVKV; encoded by the exons ATGGCTGGCACCACGATCTCTTCCTGGCTGATCAAGCAGTATCAGCACGAAGCACATCCGGAGCAGAACCCCAACTTCGTGAGAGACGCGAAGCTGCTTATCGTGGCTGGAAGTGATACCACTGCTGTGACTTTGACCTGGCTGTTCTATGAGTTGGCCAATCATCCCGATCAGCAGGCGAAGATTCGCAAGGAACTGCTGCAGCTGGGTCTCGTGCCAGGGCGATGGTCTGACAAAGACATTGCGCACTGTGAACATCTCAATGCCGCCATAAATGAGACTCTCAGACTGCACTCGCCTGGCCCATCTGGTATCTTCCGCGTGGCACCAAAGGAAGGTCTGCAGGTTGGTAAGACATACTTGCCTGGTGGAACTGTCTTCAACATTCCTACCCACACCATGAATCGAG AAGAGTCTGTGTATGCCGATGCCTCCACCTTTGTCCCCGAGCGCTGGACTACCAGGCCAGATATGGTCAAGCACAAGAAATGCTTCACTCCCTTCCTCCTCGGCCAGCACTCGTGTATCGGGAGGAACCTGGCGATGCAGGAGATGCGGACGTTGACGGCGCAGCTGTTGTTGCGGTATGATGTGGCTTTCGCGCCTGGCGAGGATGGATCGAGGTTGGAGCACGATTCGAAGGATCATTTCACGATGAGTCTGGCGCCGCTCGAGTTGGTCTTCACGCCGGTGAAGGTATAG
- a CDS encoding Maltose permease MAL31, whose protein sequence is MLLYRRGPFTRPFRLYRLLTRKQFGVPIGNEKYAIAAQWQSAFNLGVLVGQVVSALGVGWPLDRFERRITLACCCLITCVALVTGIVFGAYPVIAPTYISEVTLALVASALLAGTRNRSDRWSYDIPLQVKFMFLIIILALLPFCLESPWHLVRKGKDEKAERALVRLSHSSVDAKAALAHIKLTAAMELEEEHSERFIDCLLEGLVESSTPLRLPLEVHNRQQHIFGYAVYFFELAGLATSDAFSLGVGLLAVGSVGTCLSWPLINNIGRRRIYNWGLVVLVVLLFLIAILDVIPTRSSGLTITWVQSSLMVVYNFFYDLAIGPLCFVIISETSSAKLRGKTIAIATTINVLINVACAGKHKGKLAFVFFGLSVPCLIWCFLALPETKDRAFDELDTMFLRSVKTRDFKTYVVEAWMDRV, encoded by the exons ATGTTACTCTACCGGAGAGGTCCGTTTACGCGTCCCTTTCGACTGTATCGCCTTCTTACGCGT AAGCAATTCGGCGTGCCTATTGGGAATGAGAAGTATGCTATAGCAGCGCAGTGGCAATCCGCCTTCAATCTTGGAGTACTAGTTGGACAAGTCGTTAGTGCCCTGGGCGTGGGCTGGCCTTTGGACCGGTTTGAACGTCGCATTACGCTGGCCTGCTGTTGTCTCATTACCTGCGTTGCC CTGGTGACTGGAATTGTATTTGGCGCATATCCCGTCATCGCCCCAACATATATCTCGGAGGTGACGCTAGCT CTTGTGGCTAGCGCCTTACTCGCAGGTACTCGGAATCGCTCGGATCGATGGAGCTATGATATCCCGCTCCAAGTCAAATTCATGTTTCTGATTATTATCCTTGCTCTGCTACCTTTCTGCCTAGAAAGCCCGTGGCATCTCGTCCGCAAGGGTAAGGATGAGAAGGCCGAGAGAGCGCTCGTTCGTCTCTCACATTCAAGTGTGGATGCAAAGGCGGCACTGGCACACATCAAACTCACCGCCGCTATGGAGCTAGAAGAGGAGCATTCTGAGAGATTCATAGACTGCCT tctagaagggttggtagagagctccactccgctacgcttacctttggaggtccacaaccgccaacagcacattttTGGATATGCTGTATACTTCTTCGAGTTAGCAGGCCTTGCAACAAGTGATGCCTTCAGCCTGGGAGTCGGCCTGCTTGCTGTGGGATCCGTCGGTACTTGTCTCTCCTGGCCGCTGATCAACAACATTGGACGTCGTCGCATCTATAACTGGGGTCTAGTCGTTCTGGTCGTACTCCTCTTCCTGATTGCCATTCTGGATGTCATTCCGACTCGGTCTAGCGGGTTGACCATCACATGGGTACAGTCTTCGCTCATGGTCGTATACAACTTCTTCTACGACCTAGCGATTGGTCCACTCTGTTTCGTCATCATCAGCGAGACGTCTTCCGCCAAGCTGCGTGGAAAGACGATTGCCATCGCCACAACAATCAACGTCTTGATCAATGTTGCGTGCGCT GGCAAGCACAAAGGAAAGCTGGCTTTTGTGTTCTTTGGTCTTTCTGTTCCTTGTTTGATCTGGTGCTTCTTGGCGCTGCCTGAGACAAAGGACCGAGCGTTCGATGAGCTGGACACAATGTTCTTGAGGAGTGTGAAGACTCGGGACTTCAAGACGTATGTTGTGGAAGCATGGATGGATAGAGTGTAG